The Chlorocebus sabaeus isolate Y175 chromosome 22, mChlSab1.0.hap1, whole genome shotgun sequence genome segment actccatctcaaaaagtaaaaaaattttaaaatttaaaagttaaaaaaaattttttttaatcattagagggacaggtgcggtggctcatggctataatcccagcactttaggaggcagaggtgggcagattgcttgatctGGGGGATTCAAGGGCAtcatgacaaaactctgtctctacctcctcgaaaatacaaaaaaaaaaaaaaaaaaaaaaaaatagccaggtggtacacacctgtagtcccagctacttgggaggcttaggtgagacgatcacttgcacccaggaagttgaggatgcagtgagccatgatcacaccaccgcactccagcctggccaacaaagtgagactttgtctaaaaaaaatacataaataaataaataaatataggaaaTGAATATCAGTGAATCATTTCATGGTTGGTGCATTTCTTGCATATCTCCTAAGTGTCTAGCATTATGCTAATTATTATAGAAGCTACATAAGGGCTGTAAGATATGGCCCCTGGCCTCTAGGAGTTTACACGGTAGTTGGGAAAAATCGAGATATCTGGAACAGTATATAAAACAATATCCAATTAAGTACTTTTTCATAATCATAGGTTTTGGACCAGAAAAGATGTTAGAGATTGCTGGTCAAACCTCCTTCCTTTCAGGTGAATAATTACTGTGAGGCAGTTCAGCTACTCCCGTGTTAAAGCCCGGATTATCACTTATCTGCCCTCTCTTGCAGGAGTGAGCCTTAGGGCACAATTCCCAGTTCAGTGTTAGAAGGTAGAGGAAGAGTTGGAAAACTCGTTGTAGTTTAGGAAGCACTTTCACATCATTCATTTATATCATTTATGCCCCTACAAACAGCCCCAAGAGGCAAGTCTTATTACAACCACTTTATAGGTGAGAAACTTGAGTCAATTCCTTCTCCAAAATTACAGTTAGGTCCCCATGCAAGAACAGGGAAAATGGGTAGGTGCTGGCAATTCAGGGACAATCTCCACTACCTGACACTTActtgctagttttatttttttgatttttgaatgtatttgtttttttctttttttttgagacggagtctcgctctgtcacccaggctggagtgcagtggccagacctcagctcactgcaagctccacctaccgggttcacgccattctcctgcctcagcctctcgagtagctgggactacaggcgcccgccacctcgcccggctagttttttttgtttttatttttttttgtattttttagtagagacgtgttagccaggatggtcttgatctcctgacctcgtgatctgcccgtctcggcctcccaaagtgctgggattacaggcttgagccactgcgcctggccctgtatttctgttttttaaaatcacctgTTAAAGTGCAAGTATTCTCAGAGGAGCTGAAGTTTATCAGCTTTCCTTGGCCTTCTTAGAGAGCTTCTTAGTGGAAGGCCAACTGAAGAACCCCattagaaggagagaaagaaggaagaaaaagaccaTCACATAGAGAAGGGAAGAGTATCAAAGACAAATGTTAACTGCATGGTCAAGGAATTTGATATCACCGTGAAAGAGGAATATTGGATGagggcagaaaaaaaagaaaggcaaacaaaGGGGATGGCAATTGAGAAAACTTGAAAGTTTTCAAAGGCAGGAGAAATGAGTTCTCCTATTCTGAAAATAACAGAGACTGAACATGTCATTGTAGCATCATGTactaaagtacacttggaagaaaaCCCTCTTCCAAGATTCTCTGTATTAGCTGAGGTCATTGCTATACTCATCTTTCCTATTTGGGAAGACAAGTTGTCAGGATGGAAAACAACTGTGGTCTTTTCATTCAGAAAACATTGGTTAGGTAGACAGAACTGTGTGAACTGCTATGGGGGTAGCAGGGACATAAAATAGTGCCTGCCCTTGTGGAAATTTACAAAATAGAATGGATCTAAGAGGGACACATCCCAGAAAGACAGAGCCATAcataatcccattcatgaaaaGCCACAATCTGTATAATGAAGAACCAAATAAATGAATGGCCCAACAGCAAAAGCCTCCAGATCATTATTGCTGATTCATTATCTATATAATATGTTAATGAGCGTTTGATGAGAATTCTGAGCATGTttatgagaaggaaagaaatgttatttaattatttttagaagggTTATACATGCAATGTGCATGCAcacaatgaacacacacacacacacacacacacacacacacacacacatacacgctcCCCTTAGTCATAAACCTAATTGCTAAATACTATTCCTGGCTAACACACAGAACATGATTTTTGTCGGTCAGGACACCACACAAACACCTCATCTGCATACCATCCTGGGCACACCCTGGAACTTAGTATGTCATGGCTCTAACCCCATCCACAAATTTGCATTCCCCTCTCTGACCACAGCCTCCTCATTAGTCGCCTCTCCCACTGTCCCACACCCAAAGAACCTGCCATTCAGCCACACCAGAATCCTTCAGGCACCTACCTTCCCATCTTCATGATAACACACCCAGGCCCACTCAGTCTCTCATCCAGCCTGGACCCCATAACAGGAGGATAGCTTCAGATATTCCTCCACTCATGATGATTTCCTTGACCCTGGGAGCTCCTGGCTTTCTAATTCTCAATTAAAGGTCACGCCCACTGCCACCACTTTCTATGCAGCTACTACTGTTCCAGAATCAAAGAACTTTGCCAAAGCGAGGTGCAGAACCACAGAAAACTCACCCATTACAAACCTGTGGATTAATGCTGAACAACCCAGACAGGACCCAGGACTGCCAGAACATACTTTCAGTCATATTTGTTGGTCTTTTTCTAGAAACGCCACAAATGTAAATCTCTCTTCAGTTCCTCaatccctcccacccccatgtTCCCTCCAGCAGGATGTCTCAGTTCCTACTCTTCTTACGCCAGCCATCCCCAGCCTTTTTGGTACCTTTctggaaggcaatttttccacagatgtggTGGAGGGGATAGTTTTGGGATGAAGCTCTTCCACCTCATATCATCAGGCATTATATTCTCATAAGAAGCACGCAACCTTGATCCCTTgcatgcagttcacaatagggttcccaCTCCTGTGAAAATCTAATGCCGCCCgctaatctgacaggaggcggagctcaggccaTAATCATCACTGGCCCACTGCtcccctcctgctgtgcagcccgaTTCCTAACAGGCCGTGGATGGGTACTGGTCtgcagcccaggggttggggactcctGTCTTAGGAGATTGCAGGCCTCTGGTAAGAAAACGCCCCAGCTGGCCCTATCTCTTGCTGGATCTCATTCCTCCCTAGACTCTGTTCTCCTCTCTTCAGCCAGCCCTTCCTCTCTTAGCCAGGTGACTTCATTTCTTGCATCCTCAATGCCTTGTCCCacactttctccttccttcaaaACATACTTAGACAACAAATGTCCACAAGTCACATCTTACTGGCCCTATTGTCCTTTCATGTTACTATTCAAGCTCTCCTTCCTTACTCTGTAAAACTCCCCCAAATGTAATTCATAAACTTTGCCACCAATATCTTTCTATCCATTTTCTCTTAAATTAGGCACAGTCCTATTGTTTCTGTAGAATGACTACAGATTAGGGGAAAGTCCTGGGTGTCGAGTGCCTCATGGCTAAAATCCTCAGATCTCAGAGAATAAACACCTCACTAAGATTCATGCTCGGTAACAATGAGAAATGCTTGAAGAACTCTGGGGTAAATGCATCATACTAGGTGCTCCTCCCTGGTAGCCTCCTCCCCTGGCTGGAGACCAAGTGACAAACCTCCTCTGTATTCCTTCAGCTCCCGTCACCATCACGCATGGCAGACTGAGAAAGGTGAAGGCCAACTGCATTCAGCAGGAGATGTGTCCATTCACCACCAGTCTCCCACCACCGTTCCCAGCTGTCCGGCATCCTCCTAGTGCCCATCCTGGGGAGTCTTTCAGTGTCAGGCTACCTTCTGAGACTTAAGGTTTCACTGACAAGCTCCCCTACTCTGCCCCTTTCCCTGCTCCTCCGCTCAAATCTCATCACTCAGGTCCACGTCGTCATCTAACATTAAACCATGCAAATCTATTTTactgggaagagggagggaggcttCAGGTTACAAGTAGAGTGAACCAGAAATCAAGGTCCACAGTCTGACATGTGCCAGAGCACTTCAAGAAACAAACCAGATCTTTTAAATCCCCCTCTCATGGAAAATTCTGCATTTGTGGATTACACAGATATGATGGAAAGGTTAAAGATTTACATATATTTCTAGGACAGATAGAAATGAAtacttggggccaggcatggtggctcacccctgtaattgcagcactttgggaagccaaggcgagtggatcacctgaggccaggagttcgagaccagtctggcaaacatggtgaaattcggtctctccaaaaatataaaaagttagctgggaatggtggcagatgcctgtagtcccagctattcagtaggctgaggcaggagaactgcttaaacccaggagggagagattgtagtgagtcaagatcatgccactgcactccagcctaggtgacagagcaagactccatgaaagagagagaaagagagaaagaaaaaaagaaaagaaaagaaagaaagagagagagagaaaggaagaaagaaagaaagaaggaaagaaagaaagaaagaaagaaagaaagaaagaaagaaagaaagaaagaaagaaagaaagaaagaaagaaagaaagaaagaaagaaagagaaagagagggagtgaggaaggaaggaaggaatgaagtaagggagggagggagggaggaaggaaggaaggaaaagaaaggaaagaaaagaaagaaagaagaaagaaagaaagaaagaaagagagagagagagaaagaaagaaagaaagagaaagaaagaaagaaagaaaaagaaaagaaaagaaaagaaaagaaaagaaaaaggaaaagaaaaaagaaaagagaagaaagactgGCTGGCTTAGAAgatgtgcttaaaaaaaaacatgacTGAAAAGCAGAAGGAACACAAATCAGATATATAAGTTATCAGGCaaggactttaaaataactatgattaataatttttcaactttaagcAGTCATGCTCAACTCATGGCCTCAGattcctcattcataaaatgaggTTTAAATGGATACTTCGGCGGTTAGTGTAGAGATTAGCCCTTTCAAACTCAGCTCCTAATTTGACTGGTGTCCAATGCTGACCACCCCTCCTTTGGAATCTCGAAAGGCTTTGGAAAGGGACCCTAAGACAGTAACCCGTTTCCTTACTCTGCTTCTCTGTGTACCCTTTCTCCGCTCTCCTGCCCCTAGCTCTTCCCACTTCTGGTTTGTTGTCACTATTTgtcttctccctttctccactttgaaatttcatttcCATCTCAACAGAGCAGTCACATTTTTCCCGTCTATTCTCAAGGTTACAGGAGAACTGAGTGGAGTGTTTGGCCTTTCAGAAGTGGTCTGAGAGCTCACAGTTTGCATATGTCTACATCTTTGAAAACAGTTCTGGTACTCAAACTGAGGCATCACTAGTAAGGGATTCAAAACATCTGCccagggaggattgtttgagtccaggagttcgaggctgtggtgaactatgatcacgccactgcactccagcccaggtgagggggagatcctgtctcttaaatttaaaaacaaaaaacaaaaaacaattgccCACTGATGGGAAGGATGAAGGACTGCCTTGGGAAAATTCTAGATGCATTGGAGGCCTGATTGAAGTTGTATGGACATGAAATGCTTTCATGAAGGGCATAAAGGCAAGTTCTCAATAAACAAGGTATATTCAatacacagagttatatcctttttcCTCCAAAGGATAGAAAAGAATTGAGGTTGAAGGACAAAGCCACAGATATAAAGACAACAGGCGATAGGCAAGTACCACCTCAGAAATAGCAATAAAATTTTGGAAGTTGGAAAACAGATGAACAATGGAAAATGCTGAGCAGTCTAAACAGAAGCCAAGCCCACAGAGGGGAAAGTCTAAGCCAGAAGCAAGCAGATTTACCTGCAGAACGTCACAAAGGCACAGGCATGAACACCACCAAAAACTCATAGCCAGGAGTAAGGCCTGGGACCAAAAGCAAGAGGACTGATCTGTATGAGGGACAGTGAGACCTCCCCGAGTTCCTTCTCCCTCACTGTCCTCTACCCTGGCAGAAGACGAGCTTTACACTTAGCAGGAACTGAGTCAAGAGCTCATAGTAGACTCTTGCATATCAGGCCCAGCTGAGAGTGGGAATGAAGTACTGTACAGAAAGCTGATGGGTTCAgtaaaaatttacatattaaatttGGGACTCTGTCTCCCTTCTCATGCTTGGTTCGGGAATGCTGACATTTAAACCCAACCCATATCCCTCCATGGTAGACAGAATGATGGCCcttcaaagatgtccatgtcctaatccctggaacctgtgactaGATTCCTttacacagcaaaagagactttgcaggtgtgattaaattaaggctCTTGAGATGGAgaggttatcctggattatccaggtaagCCCATGCAACCACAGGGTCTTTATAAGAATTATACCCAAATACTGCACTCTAGTTAGTACATTGTTTTCCACAGGGGCATAGGTCAGctattctgaaattattttatgtatatgctAGAACTGAACAAACAGGCAAATACATTGCAAATAATAAGAACCAGGATTCTTCCTCAGCGTTTGAGAAAGGAGTTATaataaggaaaggggaaaagcTAAATGAGTcctgtggtatttgattttttaaattttattttttttatttatttatttatttttgaggcagagtttcactcttgttgcccaggcaggaatgcaatggtgtgatctcatctcactgcaacctccgcctcccaggttcaagcgattctcctgcttcagcctcctgagtagctggaattatagacacccaacactgcgcccagctcatttttgtatttttaatagagaagggattttatcatgttggtcaggctggtctcaaactcctgacctcaagtgatccacccacctcggcctcccaaagagctgggattacaggcatgagccaccacgcccagccgtggtatttgattttaatcagaggaaaaaatatatgtgtgtgtgtgtgtgtgtgtgtatatacatatacacacacacatatatacacacacgcacatacacacacatacccatacacacacatatataatgacacacacataaatgtgtgtatatgcacacacatacaaatgagTAAagatgtgtgcacatgtgtgtgagtACACATATTATTTTGTAGCCCTTTGCATTGAGTgggcctagaagcaatgacatcTAGTAACAAGAGACACAGCACCCAAATCTTGGGTCTTAAATactattctccaataaaaggagtGGGGACTCCTTGGAGAAATAGTTGATTCCAGCGAGGAGGCAAGGAAACTTCAAGATAAACCTGGAACATCTGACTCTACTTCTGTAGAGTCAGAAAGTTAGGAAGTGCTTATAAAATGATGGAGGCGTGTTGAAAGGACACAGGCATCAGGTGAAgaagctcccaatggccaaatcTAGGACATTTGAGTAACAAAATAGAGAGTAATGAATTGTAATCCACagagtaaaataaatatccatgagtcgtATTAACATAAAACAAGTAATTGACTACATGAAGAGGAGAGAACAGCTCTTCCTTACAGTAGAATTGCAAATAATAAATgtacaagaaattattttttaaattaccatttgaccAACACCACAATTAATCATTGTTGTGGGCAAGAAccatcaatggatgctaaaattcATGAATGCAAGTGCAGCGATAAAAAGACTCCTCACAAGACACTAactaattacaaagggaaaaaaaatggtaactttacagtggagaaacctggcagataTCCTAAGTGACCAAAATTAACATCACCACTAATGAAATGTAGCTCCTGATAGGATGCACTTAAGCACAACATCACTTTTGTGCTATCCTTACAAAAATGTAATACTAACATAAGAGGAGATCACACAAACCTAAATTGAGGCACATTCTACCATTTAACAGGCCAGTATTCTTCAAAACATCAAGGTTGTGAACAACAAAGGAATGAGCCCAGATTGTACAAGACTAAGTAGAAacgacaactaaatgcaatgtaggATCCTGCATGAGATCCTGGAGCAGAAAAGAGACATTTTCAGGATAACTGGCAAAATTCTGTTAAGGTTTAGAGACTACTTAATAGTGATATAccatgttaatttcctgattttggtgATTATACTATGTTATGTAAAATGGCAAAATTAGGGAAACTGTAAATGATATAAGAGAATTCATTATACTAATTTTACAACttttaagtctgaaattattttaaaataatgttttaatcaaGTAGTAATTATTGCCCTACTGATTTTTGTTAATCAAAGATATATATAACTCTTAGAGTTTAACAGTCAAAATGCTCCTATATTGCATCACTACACTGAGTTTATGTGAATTCAGCCTAAAGCAACAAAATTTGATGTTTTAACCTATGTAATTGTATTAAAATCGGTGTtttctattgaaataataaaaatagctcaTAGATTTCATTACCATCTGTGAAGACTTTTAGGAGGATGAGGTTCCCAGATGTGTACGTCACATAGATGGAGTCTAATATAGCTTTGattatttgtttcctcttttcttttctttaggttAAACCACAgcttgaagaaaaaacaaatcagagTTACGAAAAATTGGAAGCTGTGGAGTATAAAACTCAAGTCGTTGCTGGAATAAATTACTACATTAAGGTTAGAATTCAGCACCTACTTTAGCGCCAAAAGatctatttctcattttatgtaaaatgttcCCTGATTTCCCTACCATATAATTCCTTCCTTACAGTTGTCCTAAATTAAGATGCCCAGCATGATTCCTTCCAAGTGGTAGACTCTCAAATTTGGTAAATGATGTgataccatttttttcttgtgaattcaGAAAGCTTTATTACATTGATTCTTGATTTCTGGAAATTGTACAGAAAAAGATTTCAGAACAGTTCAGGGCATGCTGGATTTGTGGCTGTGCTGCTTCTTAggtaaggagggaggatcacgtCTCATCTGCCTGAAGGCGTGGGGCTGGACCACATGGTATCTTGAAGCCGATTCCACCTCAAAGCTGTATGATTCTATATgtctaaattaaataaattaaagtaaCGACTCAAATCATTAgctgggaaaataatttaaaccttttttgtcctttaaataagcattttgattaatataatgtaaatattattttgtaattcaAATTAGTAGATTTAACTTATGGCACTCTAGGTATAGTTTAAAGCAGTGGAGtagttaaaatagtttaaaagttaattttatagCTCTGTCAGAAAATTACACGATACATTGATCCAGTTCTAATTGAAGTTatcaaaatgaaatgaacaagTCAACCATGAATATTTAAAAGCCATTTTTGTCCTTATGTATTAAGAAGATgataattctgattttaaaaataaaaacaaatattaaagtatatttaCTTAATCTTTACTTAACTATTCGACCAGGGCACAGTgtggcttatttctcttaaacaattcaattaaaatataaacattttaaaagatgttttcagCAAAAAATACACATAAGTAAGTGGAGCTAGTCAGCTTAGCATAAGAAAGTTTCAGTACCGAGCTATGTACATGGATCAGCCCTGTTCTGCCAAATGTGAGCTCCTAGTAAAGACCAGGTCCCGGGGAGACACATGTCACAGAGGACCCTGCTGTATCCTCAGAAAACAATGGCACCATTTCCTCCATTTTCAATCTGATTTCTTCATGGCTGGAAAAGAACGTTTTCCAGTTAAAAATGATTATGTGCAAAGATAGGAAGCATTCCATCAAcattagaatatttattttaataatttatgatTAATTCAAATGCATACATTTCACATATTACCAGCTCACAAGTCTCTTCAACAGTTCATCAGATAATTATCTTGAAAATTTCTGCCTGAAAATTTCTTCTCTTGACCACCCTTTTGCCCTCTCTTAAtcagtctcctctctctctgtctgtctgtctctttctctctgtctctctcatcttttcttccttctgctatcAAATTTTTCCTACTGGATCTCAGCCACTGATCCCAGTTCCCTTTTACTTCCTGGTAGTCTGGCTGTCGATCCCTTTGCTCTGAGCCACTCTAGATTTAAGGTCTTGACAGTGACGAGACCTTCTCTGTGTATTTCAGGTACCTATCAAGAGGCAGGTGGTAGAATGGAAGGACCACAGGCTTAGGTGTCAGAACCCTTGAAGCTCCTCCTCCTTTCTGAGCCTTCATTCCCTTATCTGCACAATGAGGGTAATAATCTGCTTCGCAGGGTGTTGTGAGGAATACATAAGCTggaaatttattgagcacttacaatTCACCATGCACTATTCTAAGAACAGGgcttgtattatctcatttaatcctcacaacaaatcTATGAGATAAGTACAATCACTTCTCTTGGGTTACCAATGAAAAAATTGAGCTCCAGGGTGGTGAAGAGACTAAAAAGGTCATACAACTATAAGATCTGAGTCAGGATTTGAGCCCAGATAGACTGAGCTTAACTACTGGCTGTGCTGCCTCTAATATAAAGCACAAAATAAGGGCTTTTAAAAGGTTAcactggcctggtgtggtggctcacgtctgtaatcccaacactttgggagaccaaggcgggagtatagcttgaagccaggagtttgagatcagcctgggcaacacagcaagaccttgtctctacaaagaaaatgttttaattacctaggcatggtgacacacacaagtagtcctagctacttgggaagatgaggtagaaggatcacttgagccgaggagtttgaggttgcagtgaactgaaatcgcaccactgcactgcagcccaggctacagagcgAGGCCTCATTCCCCCATCAGTACCCTCCAAAGAGGTTACACTGTAGAGTGAAAAGAATGTAGATGCTAGAGCCTaacagatctgggtttgaatatTGGCTGTGCCACTTATTAGCTGAGAAATTTATGGAAAATCACTTAATCTCTCTTActctgtttccacatctgtaaaatttcATTGCTCCACCTTTCTTCAGGCCTATAATATAAGTTAATataatcatttatataaaatgttcatcATAGTGTCTGGCTAACAGTAAACATTTGATATATGGCATTTGTTAAAATTAGGATAGGAAGTGACATCAGaagcacaataaatatttttataagacaaAGCATTTATTGTCTCAAGCAAGAACCAAAGTAAAAATTCTTACCATAATTTTCCAGGTCTCAGATTCATGTCCAAACTACTGCTTCTGCTTCAACCTTCATACCAATGACTTCCTAGCAAAAccccttagcttttttttttttcttttttgagacagagtttcactctgtcgctcaggctggagtgcagtggcacaatatcggctctctgcaacctccatctcccagattcaagtgattctcctgcttcagcctcccaggtagctgggattacaggtgtgcaccaccatgcccagctaattttgtatttttagttttcaccatgttggccaggtttgtctcaaactcctgacctcaggtgatccacccgcctcggcctcccaaagtgctgggattataggcatgagccacagtgcccaacccCTTCACTCTAGAAGAGAGGGTGTCCACCCCCTGGACTCTGCTCAATCTTACCAGTGGGCGTTTATAAAGTAGATTCTGATATAGGTATATGAACCCTGCATCCCAAATTTTCTAGGgcaattctgattttcttttcccttatcAGATTGTATGGCAAATAAAGTGTCCCAAGTTGGGAGTCAGAAAACAGCATCACCAAAAATATAGGCTGTCACTGGTTTTCTTGATCCATgcatctttgaaaataaaatgctgtcCTTTGTGCCCAGattatactaaaaaaaataacaaaataaacctAGGACCTATGCCTCTTGCCATGCCATtagtctacaattttttttttttttttttttttttaggcagagtcttgctgtatcactcaggctagagtgcagcagcacaatctcagctcactgcaaccttttcctcctgggttcaagtgattttcctgcctcagtctcccaagtagctgagattacaggcatgcaccaccatgcctggctaattttttgtatttttagtagagacggggtttcaccatgctggccaggctggtctcgaactcctgacctcgtgatccacctgcctcagcctcccaaagtactaggattacaggtgggagccacggcgcccagcctacTCTACTCTTTCTCTCCTAAAATAAGGTGGTGGATTTATGAATACAAAGAGTCTAAGAATGGGTGGACTAGGTCTAGCAATGCTATTCCTCAGCAGCTTTTTGGACAGAAGTCTTTATAGACCTGTAGCTCTCTCACTTGATGTAGACCCATTTGAATAAATctccttttgctttctcttttttttaatacttttcagGTACGAGCAGGTGATAATCATTATATACACTTGAAAGTATTCAAAAGTCTTCCCGGACAAAATGAGGACTTGGTACTTACTGGATACcaggctgacaaaaacaaggacgATGAGCTGACAGGTTTTTAGCAGCATGTTCCCAAAGTGTTCTGATTCCTTCCACTGGCTACTGAGTCATGATCCTTGCTGATAAATAAAACCATCAATAAAGAAGCATTCTTTtccaaagaaattatttcttcaattatttctcatttattgTATTAAGTAGAAATTACCTTTTCTGTCTCAAAATCAGTGCTATTGCTTTAGAGTATAAATTCCATATAAATTGATGGCAATTGGAAATCTTATAAAAACTAGTTAAGCCTAATGCAATTGGCTAAAGGATAGTACCACACTCACCCCCACCACAGGCAGGCCGGATCATGGACTATCAGTTCGTCAGCCTCCTTGTTCCCTGTGGCTGCTGATAACCCAGTATTCCATCTCTaccctcatattttaaaattaaatcaagtATTTTacaaagtgtgtgtatgtgtgtgtgtgtgtgtgtatatatatataaa includes the following:
- the CSTA gene encoding cystatin-A — translated: MIPGGLSEAKPATPEIQEIVDKVKPQLEEKTNQSYEKLEAVEYKTQVVAGINYYIKVRAGDNHYIHLKVFKSLPGQNEDLVLTGYQADKNKDDELTGF